From Girardinichthys multiradiatus isolate DD_20200921_A chromosome 3, DD_fGirMul_XY1, whole genome shotgun sequence, the proteins below share one genomic window:
- the LOC124865929 gene encoding matrilin-2-like, whose amino-acid sequence MRSLALGFFCLLYCNTAQPERRRPKLITAKGRNDTTIQNITVENPCKAMPLDFVFVIDSSRSIRPNDYEKVKTFIINLLQFLDIGHNATRVGLLQYGSVLQPEFSLNTYTTKAEVEEAVRNMQHLATGTMTGLAIQYTMEVALTEEQGARQMSLQIPRIAMIVTDGRPQDTVEEIAAQARQAGIQIFAIGVGRVEMNTLKAIGSEPHSEHVHLVANFSQIETLISVFKSKLCGGSDTCKVVEHQCQHICVSSPSSYRCKCRKSFTLNPDGKTCKADDTCAVVDHGCAHICVNVAEGYECRCRPGYEVTIDLKTCNRIDYCDLGNHSCEHNCVSLPGSYICSCKKGYVLNSDGKTCSKIDHCADGNHGCEQDFMNTETSCVCKCRNGNTLRSDGKTCKKVDACADGTHGCEQDFVSTEDSCVCRCRRGFKLRPDGKTCEKVDPCADGTHGCEQDFVSTEDSCVCRCRKGFTLRPDGTTCKKVDPCADGTHGCEQDFVSTENSCVCQCRKGFTLRPDGKSCKKIDHCVDGNHGCEQEFMNTEDSCVCKCRERYMLRADGKTCQSVDLCQTLDHGCEHLCANTTDSYICKCYEGFILAEDGKSCEKPGCHDGVMDLVFVIDGSKSLGYANFELVKQFVNSIVDSLNISWTGTHVGLIQFSTKVHTEFTLGQHITAQDVKQAVARIQYMGRGSMTGSALRHMFQFSFSEKEGARLNIPRVCIVFTDGRSQDDVSEWANKAKNSGVTIYALGVGKAIEQELREIASEPAEMHQYYAEDFEKMGEITKKLKSRICKEKPADENMCRCENVIVFQNQVTEKLKNLAQIIEAMSKKLETLENQVMHK is encoded by the exons ATGAGATCGCTGGCCTTGGGCTTCTTCTGCCTGTTGTACTGTAACACAGCACAGCCAGAGAGGCGTCGTCCCAAACTTATCACTGCCAAAGGACGTAATGATACAACAATTCAAAACATTACAGTGG AAAATCCTTGTAAAGCCATGCCGCTGGATTTCGTCTTTGTCATTGACAGCTCCAGAAGCATCAGACCCAATGACTATGAGAAGGTCAAGACCTTTATCATAAATCTTCTTCAATTTCTTGATATTGGCCACAATGCCACCCGGGTGGGTCTGCTGCAGTATGGCAGTGTTCTTCAACCTGAGTTCTCCCTTAACACCTACACAACCAAAGCTGAAGTGGAGGAGGCTGTGAGgaatatgcagcatcttgccaCTGGGACCATGACTGGCTTGGCCATCCAGTACACCATGGAGGTAGCACTCACCGAGGAACAGGGAGCCAGACAAATGAGTCTGCAAATTCCACGGATTGCTATGATTGTAACTGATGGGAGACCTCAGGACACTGTAGAGGAGATTGCAGCTCAGGCGAGGCAGGCTGGCATCCAGATTTTTGCTATTGGAGTGGGAAGGGTGGAAATGAACACTTTGAAGGCTATAGGAAGTGAGCCCCACTCTGAGCATGTCCACCTGGTGGCCAATTTTAGTCAGATAGAAACATTGATTTCAGTGTTCAAGTCCAAACTGTGTGGAG GTTCAGATACGTGCAAGGTGGTGGAGCATCAGTGCCAGCATATCTGTGTGAGCAGTCCTTCCTCCTACAGGTGCAAGTGTAGAAAAAGCTTCACTCTCAACCCCGATGGGAAGACGTGTAAAG CTGACGACACGTGTGCTGTGGTGGATCATGGCTGTGCTCACATCTGTGTTAACGTGGCTGAAGGCTATGAGTGTCGCTGCCGTCCAGGATATGAGGTCACCATAGACCTGAAGACATGCAACA GAATAGATTATTGTGACCTGGGAAACCACAGCTGTGAGCATAACTGTGTCAGCTTACCGGGTTCCTACATCTGCAGCTGCAAGAAAGGCTATGTCCTGAATTCAGATGGCAAGACTTGCAGCA aGATCGATCACTGTGCTGATGGCAACCATGGGTGTGAACAAGACTTTATGAACACAGAAACCTCCTGTGTGTGTAAATGCAGAAATGGCAACACACTCAGATCAGatgggaaaacctgcaaga AGGTGGATGCCTGTGCTGATGGCACCCATGGGTGTGAACAGGACTTTGTGAGCACAGAAGACTCCTGTGTTTGTCGATGCAGGAGAGGCTTCAAACTCAGACCAGATGGGAAAACGTGTGAAA AGGTGGATCCCTGTGCTGATGGAACCCATGGGTGTGAACAGGACTTTGTGAGCACTGAAGACTCCTGTGTGTGTCGATGCAGGAAAGGCTTCACACTCAGACCAGATGGGACAACCTGCAAAA AGGTGGATCCTTGTGCTGATGGCACCCATGGGTGTGAACAGGACTTTGTGAGCACAGAAAACTCCTGTGTGTGTCAATGCAGGAAAGGCTTCACGCTCAGACCAGATGGGAAATCCTGTAAAA AGATAGACCATTGTGTTGATGGGAATCATGGCTGTGAACAGGAGTTTATGAATACGGAAGATTCCTGTGTATGTAAATGCAGAGAAAGATACATGCTGCGGGCTGATGGAAAGACATGTCAGA GTGTGGATCTGTGTCAGACACTGGACCATGGCTGTGAACATCTGTGCGCCAACACCACTGACTCTTACATCTGTAAATGCTATGAGGGATTCATCCTGGCTGAAGATGGAAAAAGCTGTGAAA AGCCAGGATGTCACGATGGTGTCATGGATTTAGTGTTTGTGATCGACGGCTCCAAGAGTCTCGGCTATGCCAACTTTGAGCTGGTTAAGCAGTTTGTAAACAGCATTGTTGACTCACTGAACATCTCCTGGACGGGCACACATGTAGGACTTATTCAGTTCTCCACCAAGGTGCACACAGAGTTCACTTTGGGCCAACACATCACAGCGCAGGACGTCAAGCAGGCCGTGGCCCGGATTCAGTACATGGGGAGGGGCTCCATGACGGGCTCTGCCTTGCGTCACATGTTTCAGTTCAGCTTTTCAGAGAAAGAAGGTGCCAGGTTGAACATCCCACGAGTGTGCATCGTGTTCACTGATGGAAGATCACAGGATGACGTTTCTGAGTGGGCCAATAAAGCAAAGAACTCTG GGGTCACAATATACGCGTTGGGTGTTGGGAAGGCcattgagcaggagctgagagAAATAGCATCAGAGCCTGCTGAGATGCACCAGTATTATGCAGAAGATTTTGAAAAAATGGGAGAAAttacaaagaaactgaaatCAAGAATATGTAAAG aaaaaccagcagatgaaAACATGTGTCGGTGTGAGAACGTAATCGTGTTTCAGAACCAAGtcacagagaagctgaagaacctGGCTCAGATTA TTGAAGCAATGTCAAAGAAGCTGGAGACTCTGGAGAATCAAGTCATGCATAAATGA